A single genomic interval of halophilic archaeon DL31 harbors:
- a CDS encoding type I phosphodiesterase/nucleotide pyrophosphatase (PFAM: Type I phosphodiesterase/nucleotide pyrophosphatase/phosphate transferase~KEGG: nmg:Nmag_2388 type I phosphodiesterase/nucleotide pyrophosphatase) — protein MTDSDDLLDSYAEDGFVFPAYGDRCFADVTESALSLLSDEFNRELPDDAFGDLLNGEVDNVVLLVLDGLGLDQWNRLNRQVPFFESFEEFGELSPLTSVYPSETAAAITTLHTGLLPAEHGLLGWHQYFRDIEASIQTLPFLLEDGTRVHDAHPLANARELFAGEAIYGAAESAGIDTHVAQPERIANSASSQLTTAGADTNGYWNVADMAVTVRDTLADAEGPTHVTAYVPNVDHIAHITGTEQDRYDAQARMVTEAVRTGLVEELDAETAERTALLVTADHGHTNVDQSEQVDLSVPEVQETLQTGEDGEPIPPVGGPRNVQFHVEDGRVEELRSYLEANHDVLTLDREEYTERGLFGENEVEPSEMFERRAPDLVAVHKETVMWYHGDEKIGVHGGMTPAEMLVPFAAARISDLQE, from the coding sequence ATGACCGACTCCGACGACCTTCTGGATAGCTACGCCGAAGACGGGTTCGTCTTCCCGGCCTACGGCGACCGCTGTTTTGCAGATGTGACCGAAAGCGCCCTCTCACTGCTGTCGGATGAGTTCAATCGAGAACTTCCCGACGACGCCTTTGGAGATCTGCTGAACGGCGAAGTCGACAACGTGGTCCTCCTCGTGCTTGATGGTCTCGGGTTAGATCAGTGGAACCGTTTGAATCGTCAGGTCCCGTTCTTCGAATCGTTCGAAGAGTTCGGTGAACTCTCCCCACTCACCTCCGTCTACCCCTCCGAAACGGCGGCAGCCATCACCACCCTCCACACTGGGCTTCTCCCGGCCGAACACGGGCTGCTTGGCTGGCATCAGTATTTCCGAGATATCGAGGCGTCCATCCAAACGCTCCCTTTTCTTTTGGAGGACGGCACCCGGGTCCACGACGCGCACCCGCTGGCGAACGCTCGTGAGCTGTTCGCCGGCGAAGCCATCTACGGCGCTGCTGAATCAGCGGGGATCGACACCCACGTCGCCCAGCCCGAGCGTATCGCGAACTCCGCCTCTTCACAGCTTACGACGGCGGGCGCTGACACGAACGGCTACTGGAACGTCGCAGATATGGCGGTCACAGTCCGGGACACACTCGCCGACGCCGAAGGCCCGACTCACGTGACCGCGTACGTCCCCAACGTCGACCACATCGCACATATCACCGGAACCGAGCAGGATCGCTATGACGCACAAGCCCGGATGGTCACCGAGGCAGTCCGCACGGGCCTGGTCGAAGAACTCGACGCCGAAACGGCCGAACGGACGGCACTGCTCGTGACGGCAGACCACGGACACACCAACGTTGACCAGTCCGAACAGGTCGATCTTTCCGTGCCCGAAGTGCAGGAGACGCTTCAAACGGGAGAGGATGGGGAGCCGATTCCCCCAGTCGGCGGGCCGCGGAACGTCCAGTTCCACGTGGAAGATGGTCGTGTCGAAGAACTTCGGAGCTACCTTGAGGCGAATCACGACGTGCTCACACTCGATCGCGAGGAGTACACAGAACGCGGCCTCTTCGGTGAGAACGAGGTCGAACCAAGCGAGATGTTCGAACGCCGCGCTCCTGACCTGGTGGCCGTCCACAAGGAGACGGTGATGTGGTACCACGGCGACGAGAAGATTGGTGTTCACGGTGGCATGACACCAGCAGAGATGCTGGTTCCGTTCGCAGCAGCCCGAATCAGCGACTTGCAGGAGTAG
- a CDS encoding chorismate synthase (TIGRFAM: Chorismate synthase~KEGG: hma:rrnAC0124 chorismate synthase~PFAM: Chorismate synthase) encodes MNGNRFGRLFQVTTYGESHGPGMGCTVSGCPAGVELDEELIQRDLDRRKPGQSMITTSRGEPDEVSIMSGLQDGYTTGTPIGMTIQNKDARSGKYEPFVTAPRPSHGDFTYSAKFGTRNWGGGGRSSARETVNWVAAGAIAKQVLEQSEFDVQVKAHVNQIGDVEAGPVSFEEILKHSEENEVRCADPAAAEEMRDLADQYQKEGDSIGGGIYFECRGVPRGLGAPRFDSFPSRLAQAMYSVPAVNDFEYGIGREARTTAGSEYNENWEFDDDGEPVPVGNDHGGIQGGITTGQPIYGELTWHPPVSIPKTQQTVDWETGEEKDITVTGRHDPVLPPRAVPVVEAMVNLTILDFMLLGGRINPDRLDGHPGEYDTHYHPSSPRNED; translated from the coding sequence ATGAACGGAAATCGGTTCGGCCGTCTCTTTCAGGTGACGACCTACGGCGAGAGCCACGGCCCGGGGATGGGCTGTACGGTGAGTGGCTGCCCCGCGGGCGTTGAACTCGACGAGGAACTGATTCAGCGAGATCTCGACCGGCGCAAGCCCGGTCAGTCGATGATTACGACCAGCCGGGGCGAACCCGACGAGGTCTCCATCATGTCGGGGCTGCAGGACGGCTACACGACGGGCACCCCAATCGGGATGACGATCCAGAACAAGGACGCCCGCTCGGGCAAATACGAACCGTTCGTCACGGCGCCTCGACCCAGCCACGGCGACTTCACCTACTCCGCGAAGTTCGGCACGCGGAACTGGGGCGGCGGCGGCCGCTCTTCCGCTCGGGAGACGGTGAACTGGGTCGCCGCCGGCGCAATCGCCAAGCAAGTACTCGAACAGAGCGAGTTCGACGTCCAGGTCAAAGCCCACGTCAACCAGATCGGCGACGTCGAGGCTGGCCCAGTCAGTTTTGAAGAGATTCTGAAACACAGCGAAGAGAACGAGGTCCGCTGTGCAGATCCGGCGGCCGCCGAGGAGATGCGCGACCTCGCCGACCAGTATCAGAAGGAGGGTGACTCCATCGGCGGCGGCATCTACTTCGAGTGCCGGGGCGTCCCCCGGGGACTCGGCGCTCCGCGGTTCGACAGCTTCCCAAGTCGGCTCGCACAGGCCATGTACTCTGTGCCCGCCGTCAACGATTTCGAGTACGGAATCGGCCGCGAAGCCCGGACGACCGCCGGCAGCGAGTACAACGAAAACTGGGAGTTCGACGACGACGGTGAGCCCGTTCCCGTCGGCAACGACCACGGCGGCATTCAGGGCGGCATCACGACCGGCCAGCCAATCTACGGCGAGCTCACCTGGCACCCACCGGTCTCCATCCCGAAGACCCAGCAAACCGTGGACTGGGAGACTGGTGAGGAGAAAGACATCACGGTTACTGGCCGGCACGATCCGGTGCTCCCGCCGCGTGCGGTGCCGGTTGTCGAGGCGATGGTGAACCTCACGATTCTCGACTTCATGCTCCTCGGTGGGCGCATCAACCCGGACCGACTCGATGGCCACCCGGGCGAGTACGACACGCACTACCACCCCAGCAGCCCCCGGAACGAAGATTAA
- a CDS encoding SCP-like extracellular (PFAM: SCP-like extracellular~KEGG: htu:Htur_0610 SCP-like extracellular), protein MKSATVAVCLLVLTAGCIVQTETSGPDTATASTPEKIDEKAESPAKPTTPSAATYDVEVSEIEDLVHRKMNQRRKAHGVEPLARSEKLDAIARYKSWDMAQRDYFTHDGAQGNQYGHLRKQYSADCPTIGQNLHRANHTGSRVQEELHNTEKVAKTTVNSLMNSPGHRQNILDPDYEVQGIGVFVDENGTVFLTQEFCG, encoded by the coding sequence ATGAAATCAGCAACTGTTGCGGTCTGTCTCCTGGTCCTCACGGCAGGATGCATCGTACAGACGGAAACGAGTGGGCCAGACACCGCAACGGCCTCGACGCCGGAAAAAATCGACGAGAAAGCAGAAAGCCCAGCGAAACCAACGACACCGTCAGCAGCGACGTACGATGTCGAGGTCAGTGAAATTGAGGACCTCGTTCACCGAAAGATGAACCAACGACGGAAAGCACACGGGGTCGAGCCGCTTGCGCGGAGCGAAAAACTCGACGCTATCGCTCGGTATAAATCGTGGGATATGGCGCAAAGAGATTACTTCACGCATGATGGGGCTCAGGGAAACCAATATGGCCACTTGAGGAAACAATATAGCGCAGATTGTCCCACAATTGGTCAGAATCTACACCGTGCAAACCATACTGGGAGTCGTGTCCAAGAAGAATTACACAATACCGAAAAAGTAGCCAAAACAACGGTCAACTCCCTCATGAACTCCCCCGGGCATCGACAAAACATCCTCGATCCTGATTACGAGGTTCAGGGAATCGGCGTCTTCGTCGACGAGAACGGGACCGTCTTCCTCACCCAGGAGTTCTGCGGTTAA